Proteins encoded by one window of Geobacter sp. DSM 9736:
- a CDS encoding response regulator: MARKNRDTSQASQSTEDIIARLEAEKNAALDRLAECESTLELLSGQLSQAQILLEESRDRFADLYHYAPLGYISLTGEGRLVEANMTFAGMAGYDQHAMQNLPFTMFVARPDLDIFFKHLERCMKGESRVVTEFRLKRRDGSLRDIQLASVPVPDYQRRTILFRTAVTDVTDLKRAEETRDETRRQLQLVMGIAPVPIGYLDGEQRFRFVNPAYAQLLHGSEESIIGKSFSEVHGVDFFYSIRDRFAQALAGEPLAFETQAECPGCVSPMLFLRIAMVPDGGPGETPRGVVIALTDLTDQKQAQEELRSAKEAAENANRAKSQFLANMSHELRTPLNGVLGMLQLLLNGYAGPLQDKQREMTAKAARSAGALIGIINDILDLSKIEAGKLEIEEAPFQVRECVADALELFSVEAQQKGLELEVSIAEGVPETVRGDYVRLRQVLINLIGNAFKFTERGSVSMRVAAGGKTPDGKLEIAFTVADTGIGIPAEKQKLLFRPFSQLDETNTRRHGGTGLGLAISSRMIGMMGGSIAVESEDGAGSTFSFTVPLDEVQEAKKSAYDISAAAEAVAPVSGTKETPRILVAEDDPLSSELLMAIFEDQGFRMDLARTGREAVEMWEKEEFDLIIMDVQMPKLDGIAATRMIRGKEQARGTHTPILAMTAHAYQEERERCLEAGMDDFLPKPVDLKKGVEVIRSLLGKKVPG; this comes from the coding sequence ATGGCCAGGAAAAATCGGGATACCAGTCAGGCCAGCCAAAGCACGGAAGACATTATCGCGCGCCTGGAGGCCGAGAAGAATGCGGCTCTCGACAGGCTGGCGGAATGTGAGTCCACCTTGGAACTGCTTTCGGGCCAGCTGTCACAGGCCCAGATTCTTCTGGAAGAATCGCGGGACCGATTCGCCGACCTCTACCACTATGCTCCCCTCGGCTATATTAGCCTGACCGGAGAGGGCAGACTTGTTGAAGCGAACATGACGTTTGCCGGTATGGCAGGCTACGACCAGCACGCGATGCAAAACCTGCCTTTCACCATGTTCGTCGCCCGTCCTGACCTCGATATCTTCTTCAAGCATCTGGAACGTTGCATGAAGGGTGAAAGCCGGGTCGTGACCGAATTTCGCCTGAAGCGCCGGGACGGTTCCCTTCGGGACATCCAGCTTGCCAGTGTGCCGGTCCCCGACTATCAGCGGCGCACGATCCTGTTTCGCACGGCCGTGACCGATGTGACGGACCTGAAGCGGGCGGAAGAGACGCGGGACGAGACGAGACGGCAGCTGCAGCTGGTCATGGGGATTGCGCCGGTACCCATCGGTTATCTGGACGGGGAACAGCGGTTCCGGTTCGTCAACCCCGCCTATGCGCAGCTGCTGCACGGCAGCGAAGAGAGCATCATCGGCAAGTCCTTTTCCGAGGTGCATGGGGTCGATTTCTTCTACTCCATCAGGGACAGGTTTGCGCAGGCACTGGCAGGGGAGCCGCTTGCCTTCGAGACTCAGGCGGAATGCCCCGGCTGCGTCTCTCCTATGCTGTTTCTCCGCATCGCGATGGTCCCCGACGGCGGCCCCGGCGAAACTCCCCGCGGCGTCGTCATTGCCCTCACCGATCTTACCGACCAGAAGCAGGCCCAGGAGGAACTGCGGTCGGCCAAGGAGGCCGCGGAGAACGCCAACAGGGCGAAAAGCCAGTTCCTCGCAAACATGAGCCATGAGCTTCGGACCCCCCTGAACGGCGTTCTCGGCATGCTCCAGCTGCTCCTGAACGGATACGCCGGACCGCTTCAGGATAAACAGCGGGAAATGACGGCCAAAGCCGCCAGGTCGGCGGGCGCTCTCATCGGGATCATCAACGATATTCTAGACCTGTCGAAGATCGAGGCGGGGAAACTGGAGATCGAGGAAGCGCCCTTCCAGGTCAGAGAATGCGTTGCCGACGCGCTGGAGCTCTTTTCGGTAGAGGCCCAGCAGAAAGGACTAGAGCTGGAGGTTTCCATTGCAGAAGGAGTGCCGGAGACCGTCCGCGGAGATTATGTGCGGCTGAGGCAGGTTCTCATCAACCTGATCGGCAATGCGTTCAAGTTCACCGAGCGGGGAAGCGTTTCTATGCGTGTCGCGGCCGGAGGCAAAACCCCGGACGGTAAGCTGGAGATCGCATTCACGGTGGCGGACACCGGCATCGGCATCCCGGCTGAGAAGCAGAAGCTTCTCTTTCGCCCGTTCAGCCAGCTGGACGAGACGAACACCCGCAGGCACGGCGGCACGGGTCTGGGGCTAGCCATCAGCAGCAGGATGATCGGCATGATGGGTGGCAGCATCGCCGTAGAAAGTGAGGATGGGGCGGGGAGCACCTTTTCCTTTACCGTGCCTCTGGACGAGGTCCAAGAGGCGAAAAAGAGCGCTTATGACATTTCAGCGGCGGCTGAGGCCGTTGCACCGGTTTCCGGAACCAAAGAGACCCCGCGAATCCTGGTTGCCGAAGATGATCCGCTGTCCAGCGAGTTGCTGATGGCTATATTCGAGGATCAGGGATTCCGGATGGACCTTGCCAGGACCGGGAGGGAAGCCGTTGAGATGTGGGAAAAGGAAGAGTTCGATCTGATAATCATGGACGTGCAGATGCCGAAACTGGACGGGATTGCCGCCACCCGCATGATACGTGGTAAAGAGCAGGCTCGCGGCACGCACACACCCATTCTGGCGATGACGGCGCATGCATATCAGGAAGAGCGGGAGCGGTGTCTGGAAGCCGGAATGGATGATTTTCTACCCAAGCCGGTGGATCTGAAGAAGGGGGTGGAGGTTATCAGGTCTCTGCTCGGGAAAAAGGTCCCAGGCTAG
- a CDS encoding rhodanese-like domain-containing protein, producing MLRLQIIAMAMLLTVLAAIPAGAWGYQYVTQDQFREWLLTGRPTIIVDIQEPADFEKHHFRGSIRTEAFPVKSESERRKLDGAVKVAASSGKEVVIVCPRGGGGAKKTYDYLKEKGIDEKRLFILEKGMQGWPYPEISVRR from the coding sequence ATGCTAAGGCTACAGATTATTGCGATGGCAATGCTGCTGACAGTGCTTGCCGCCATTCCGGCGGGAGCGTGGGGCTACCAGTACGTAACGCAGGACCAGTTCCGCGAATGGCTCCTTACCGGAAGGCCGACCATCATCGTCGACATTCAGGAGCCGGCGGATTTCGAGAAGCATCATTTCCGTGGCTCGATCCGTACCGAGGCTTTCCCTGTCAAGAGCGAGAGTGAGCGGCGGAAGCTCGATGGCGCGGTTAAGGTGGCGGCATCATCCGGCAAAGAGGTCGTGATAGTGTGTCCGCGGGGTGGCGGTGGAGCGAAAAAAACCTACGACTACCTGAAAGAGAAGGGGATCGATGAAAAACGCCTCTTCATCCTTGAAAAGGGGATGCAGGGGTGGCCGTATCCCGAAATTTCGGTGCGCCGTTAG
- a CDS encoding transglutaminase family protein translates to MKKILVMLMPLILLCAGATAWGAASAGGVITVDMDLSGQEAGKEVKLWLPYPVSDRDQQIGDIKIGGDYAEAAVYTDRQNGTPILYARWGEDARSRKLSLSFSAKRQELALRDFPEKEAAWDTADYRHYLVPSSLGPTDGEVKKLADKITAGKRTVLARARAIYDWTCDNMYRDPDTKGCGKGDVCELLKKPGGKCTDISSVFISLCRAAGIPAREIFGIRLGKKSGEDITTWQHCWAEFYLPGYGWVPADPADVRKAMLVEKLGPQDPKAKEHREYFWGGIDPYRIKLAVGRDLVLNPPQAGAPLNTFGYPYAEVGGKPLDFYDAKSFKYTIGYREK, encoded by the coding sequence ATGAAGAAGATACTTGTGATGCTGATGCCCCTGATCCTGCTCTGCGCAGGGGCGACTGCCTGGGGGGCGGCGTCCGCAGGCGGCGTAATTACCGTTGACATGGATCTGTCAGGACAGGAAGCAGGGAAGGAGGTGAAGCTGTGGCTACCTTATCCTGTTTCGGACAGGGATCAGCAGATCGGCGACATCAAGATCGGCGGCGATTATGCGGAGGCTGCGGTTTACACCGACCGGCAGAACGGCACACCCATCCTCTACGCCCGTTGGGGTGAGGATGCACGCAGCCGCAAGCTCAGCCTGTCGTTTTCTGCAAAGCGGCAGGAGCTTGCCCTGCGTGATTTCCCAGAGAAGGAAGCTGCGTGGGACACGGCAGACTATCGCCACTACCTCGTGCCTTCGAGCCTCGGGCCCACGGACGGTGAAGTGAAGAAGCTGGCCGATAAGATCACTGCAGGAAAGAGGACGGTGCTCGCCAGGGCGCGGGCCATCTACGACTGGACCTGCGACAACATGTATCGCGACCCCGACACCAAGGGATGCGGAAAAGGGGACGTCTGCGAGCTGCTCAAGAAGCCGGGGGGGAAGTGCACCGACATTTCTTCGGTCTTCATCTCACTATGCCGGGCTGCCGGGATACCCGCACGGGAGATCTTCGGCATCCGCCTCGGGAAGAAGTCCGGCGAGGACATCACCACCTGGCAGCACTGCTGGGCCGAATTCTATCTTCCCGGCTACGGGTGGGTGCCTGCCGATCCGGCAGACGTGCGTAAGGCGATGCTCGTGGAAAAGCTCGGTCCGCAGGACCCCAAGGCGAAGGAGCATCGGGAATATTTCTGGGGAGGAATCGATCCGTACCGGATCAAACTCGCGGTGGGAAGAGATCTCGTGCTCAACCCGCCCCAGGCGGGCGCGCCCCTCAACACGTTCGGGTATCCCTATGCAGAGGTGGGAGGAAAACCCCTCGACTTCTACGATGCGAAGAGTTTCAAGTACACCATCGGTTACCGGGAAAAATAA
- the yedF gene encoding sulfurtransferase-like selenium metabolism protein YedF encodes MRSIDCRKMACPLPVVTAKRALEEGAGAPVEILVDGGAPRENVARFATTRGCTVLEREVEGGYSLTLQPERTATASLTRSESKGRNVILVASDALGEGPEELGRLLMKNFIITLLDVTDLPDRMLFINRGVLLTTEGSEVLEALDQLGNRGVEVMSCGVCLDFFERREELRAGTVTNMFTIAESLLQGPVVRL; translated from the coding sequence ATGCGATCCATAGACTGCAGGAAGATGGCATGTCCGCTGCCGGTTGTCACGGCCAAGCGGGCGCTGGAAGAAGGGGCGGGAGCTCCGGTGGAAATTCTAGTGGATGGGGGAGCGCCCCGTGAAAACGTCGCGCGTTTCGCGACTACACGAGGCTGCACCGTGCTGGAGCGGGAGGTGGAGGGAGGATATTCACTGACGCTGCAGCCCGAGAGGACCGCAACCGCTTCCCTCACACGGTCCGAGAGCAAAGGGAGAAACGTTATCCTCGTTGCCTCCGACGCGCTAGGGGAGGGGCCGGAAGAACTGGGAAGGCTGCTCATGAAGAATTTCATCATCACCCTCCTCGATGTCACGGACCTTCCCGACAGGATGCTCTTTATCAATCGTGGCGTCCTCCTCACTACGGAAGGATCGGAAGTTCTGGAAGCCCTCGATCAGTTAGGGAACCGAGGGGTGGAGGTCATGTCGTGCGGCGTCTGCCTCGATTTTTTCGAGCGGAGGGAGGAGCTGCGGGCGGGAACGGTAACCAATATGTTTACGATTGCCGAGAGCCTCCTCCAGGGGCCTGTTGTTCGGTTGTAA
- a CDS encoding CBS domain-containing protein, producing the protein MTTVERWMTRGPVTIEADATIIEAIHLLKEKNVRRLPVMEKGKFVGLLTERMIKEFTPSKATALDTWEMHYILSKTQVRQAMNPNPLTVTPDTDLIEAAQLIHDRKLYGICVTDRRGNLVGILTTTNILEALIAICRNPQICGQ; encoded by the coding sequence ATGACGACCGTTGAACGTTGGATGACGAGAGGACCGGTCACCATAGAGGCTGACGCTACGATAATAGAGGCGATCCACCTGCTCAAAGAGAAGAATGTCCGGCGGCTGCCGGTGATGGAAAAGGGAAAGTTCGTCGGGCTGCTCACGGAGCGTATGATAAAGGAGTTCACCCCAAGCAAGGCGACCGCCCTCGACACATGGGAGATGCACTACATCCTCTCCAAGACCCAGGTGCGTCAGGCGATGAACCCGAACCCCCTCACGGTCACTCCGGACACCGACCTGATCGAGGCGGCACAGCTGATTCACGACAGAAAGCTGTACGGCATCTGCGTCACCGACCGCAGGGGGAACCTGGTTGGGATCCTCACCACCACGAATATCCTGGAAGCACTCATCGCAATCTGCAGAAACCCCCAGATCTGCGGTCAGTAA
- a CDS encoding chemotaxis protein CheB, which translates to MKGRDIITIGASAGGVEALRQLVAELPHDLPAALFIVLHIPAHSPSLLSSILAKRSRLPVMSPGDRTTIEHGHIYVAPPDHHLLVEADHMRVMRGPRENRHRPAIDPLFRSAAWSCGPRVVGVVLSGTMDDGTAGLWAVKTCGGTTVVQEPSDALFPCMPLSALNNLDIDHCLPLQDLPELLNSLARKPLETGVTHPMPEKIRIEAEAAMLERSIEDMDKIGTPSVYTCPACRGSLWEVEEGKLTRYRCHVGHSYMPGSLVADQSEQITAALYSALTAMEEKIAMLRRIAEQLGNDLPKEKKRYEEMADEQEKQAELLRRLIRG; encoded by the coding sequence ATGAAAGGTCGCGACATCATCACAATAGGTGCTTCGGCAGGGGGGGTGGAAGCCCTTCGGCAACTGGTTGCGGAGCTTCCGCACGATCTGCCGGCGGCCCTCTTTATTGTTCTTCATATTCCCGCGCACTCACCGAGCCTTCTCAGTTCTATTCTTGCAAAGAGGAGCAGGCTTCCCGTCATGTCTCCAGGTGACAGAACGACGATAGAGCATGGACATATCTACGTTGCGCCACCCGATCATCACCTGCTCGTCGAAGCAGACCATATGCGCGTCATGCGCGGTCCCAGGGAGAACCGGCACCGCCCGGCAATCGACCCCCTCTTCCGTTCGGCCGCCTGGTCATGCGGGCCGCGAGTTGTCGGCGTAGTTCTTTCCGGAACCATGGACGACGGCACTGCCGGCCTGTGGGCGGTGAAAACGTGCGGTGGCACAACGGTCGTGCAGGAGCCGTCCGATGCCCTGTTTCCCTGCATGCCGCTGAGTGCGCTTAACAATTTAGATATCGACCACTGCCTGCCGCTCCAAGACTTGCCCGAGCTCTTGAACAGCCTCGCGCGCAAGCCGCTGGAAACCGGCGTCACCCACCCCATGCCGGAAAAGATCCGGATAGAAGCGGAAGCGGCGATGCTCGAAAGGAGCATCGAGGATATGGATAAAATCGGCACCCCCTCGGTCTATACCTGCCCTGCCTGCAGGGGTTCGCTGTGGGAAGTGGAGGAAGGAAAGCTGACCCGCTATCGCTGTCACGTCGGCCACTCTTACATGCCGGGAAGCCTCGTGGCGGATCAGTCGGAACAGATCACGGCGGCACTCTACTCGGCACTGACGGCGATGGAGGAAAAAATTGCTATGCTGCGCCGGATCGCTGAGCAGCTGGGAAATGACCTGCCGAAAGAGAAGAAACGGTATGAAGAGATGGCGGACGAGCAGGAGAAGCAGGCAGAGCTGCTCCGGCGACTGATTCGAGGGTAG
- a CDS encoding CheR family methyltransferase, translating into MPRNAIAAGIVDFVLHPAHIANELARIGKHPLIVVAEPGGQIERTEQAERADQAELYDIFRMLRMSSGIDFSNYKLNTIRRRISRRMVVTKVEALADYTQYLKKNAAELDALAGDLLINVTSFFRDQEIFDLLKANLLPELLKQKGTSPLRVWVPGCSTGEEAYSLAICMLECCAEMNLRVPIQIFATDISEWTVERARVGIYPESIAAEVSKERLRRFFTKVESGYQVSKTIRDVCVFARQDLAKDPPFSRMDLISCRNVLIYLAPVLQKKIIPTFHYALNPDGVLILGSSETIGGFADLFMLMDKKYKIYRKKQAVYRVSPDFQLAGYDEKQVPGKKAQVEMPGEFDVQKEADRMILASYAPAAVLINEHMDILQFRGRTGNFIEPMSGSGSLNLMKMLREGLLLEVRALVLQAKKQNVPVHKREVILHGNCEERRVNLDVVPVRPPDQKKPHFFLVIFRDSAVVMHAEAPKAPTGRKRELRDFELLRTDLQNTREYLQATLEEKDSMNEEFRAAVEEIQSSNEELQSTNEELETAKEELQSTNEELITVNEELQTRNAELTQVNNDLSNLLNNVSFPVVMLTTDLRIRRFTPMAEKILNFIPSDVGRPFSDLRLRIDFPNLEGLIHEVIDTLVPKELEVQDAEGRWYQLRIRPYMTLDKKIDGVVIALLDISDMKLHLESLRQAQEFANAIVESMPGPFLILSTDLIVEQANRAFYERFRVTQQETEGNFLFNLGNGQWNIPALRKLLEKVLQEDGGFERFEVSHEFPSLGKRHMLLNGRKIYCAEGNEKILLAFEEKQD; encoded by the coding sequence ATGCCGCGCAATGCCATCGCCGCCGGCATTGTCGATTTCGTGCTCCATCCCGCTCATATCGCCAATGAACTGGCGCGTATCGGCAAGCATCCGCTGATAGTTGTTGCCGAACCGGGTGGCCAGATCGAGCGGACGGAGCAGGCGGAGCGGGCCGACCAGGCCGAGCTGTATGATATTTTCCGCATGCTGCGCATGTCGTCGGGTATCGATTTTTCCAACTACAAGCTGAACACCATCCGCCGCCGGATCTCCCGGCGCATGGTGGTCACCAAAGTCGAGGCCCTCGCCGACTACACACAGTATCTGAAGAAGAACGCGGCGGAGCTGGATGCCCTGGCGGGGGACCTCCTCATCAATGTCACGAGCTTTTTCCGCGACCAGGAAATCTTCGACCTCCTCAAGGCGAATCTGCTCCCCGAGCTCTTGAAGCAGAAGGGGACTTCCCCTTTGCGCGTCTGGGTACCCGGCTGTTCCACCGGAGAAGAGGCCTATTCGCTGGCGATCTGCATGCTGGAGTGCTGCGCCGAGATGAATCTGCGTGTCCCGATCCAGATATTCGCCACCGACATCAGCGAATGGACGGTGGAACGCGCCCGCGTCGGGATCTATCCGGAGAGCATCGCCGCAGAGGTCTCCAAGGAGCGTCTCAGACGTTTTTTCACCAAGGTGGAGAGCGGCTACCAGGTGAGCAAAACGATCAGGGATGTCTGCGTCTTCGCCCGGCAGGACCTGGCGAAGGACCCCCCTTTCTCCCGGATGGACCTGATCAGTTGCCGAAACGTCCTCATCTACCTGGCGCCGGTACTGCAGAAGAAGATCATCCCCACCTTCCACTACGCCCTCAATCCCGACGGCGTGCTGATCCTCGGCTCTTCCGAAACCATAGGCGGCTTTGCCGACCTGTTCATGCTCATGGACAAGAAGTACAAGATTTACCGGAAGAAGCAGGCGGTGTACCGCGTCTCCCCCGACTTCCAGCTTGCCGGGTACGATGAAAAGCAGGTGCCGGGAAAGAAAGCGCAGGTGGAGATGCCCGGCGAATTCGACGTGCAGAAGGAAGCTGATCGGATGATTCTTGCTTCCTACGCGCCGGCTGCGGTGCTGATCAACGAGCACATGGACATCCTACAGTTTCGGGGGCGAACCGGCAATTTCATCGAACCGATGTCGGGATCGGGCAGCCTCAACCTGATGAAAATGCTGCGCGAAGGGCTGCTGCTGGAGGTGCGTGCACTGGTGCTGCAGGCAAAAAAACAAAACGTTCCGGTACACAAGCGGGAGGTAATTCTTCACGGCAACTGCGAAGAGAGGCGGGTGAACCTCGACGTGGTGCCGGTCCGCCCACCGGATCAGAAGAAGCCGCATTTTTTCCTCGTCATTTTTCGGGACAGTGCTGTCGTGATGCATGCGGAGGCCCCCAAAGCGCCCACGGGCCGAAAGCGGGAATTGCGGGATTTCGAGCTGCTGCGCACCGATCTGCAGAACACGAGGGAATACCTCCAGGCGACCCTGGAGGAAAAGGACTCCATGAACGAGGAGTTCCGTGCTGCCGTGGAGGAGATCCAGTCGAGCAACGAAGAGCTGCAGTCGACCAACGAAGAGCTGGAAACGGCCAAGGAGGAACTGCAGTCCACCAACGAGGAGCTGATCACCGTTAACGAGGAGCTGCAGACGAGGAACGCCGAGCTGACCCAGGTGAACAACGACCTGTCGAACCTGCTCAACAACGTCAGCTTCCCGGTGGTGATGCTTACCACCGATCTGCGGATCCGCCGCTTCACCCCCATGGCCGAGAAGATCCTCAACTTCATTCCAAGCGATGTGGGGCGGCCTTTCTCAGATCTGCGCTTGAGAATCGACTTTCCCAATCTGGAGGGGTTGATCCACGAGGTGATCGACACTCTCGTGCCGAAAGAGCTGGAGGTGCAGGATGCCGAAGGCCGCTGGTATCAGCTGCGCATACGCCCCTACATGACGCTGGACAAGAAGATCGACGGCGTGGTGATAGCGCTCCTCGATATCAGCGACATGAAGCTGCATCTCGAAAGCCTGCGGCAAGCCCAGGAATTTGCCAACGCCATCGTAGAATCGATGCCCGGTCCGTTCCTGATCCTGAGCACAGATCTGATCGTCGAGCAGGCCAATCGCGCTTTTTATGAGAGGTTCCGGGTGACTCAGCAGGAAACCGAAGGGAATTTTCTCTTCAACCTGGGTAACGGACAGTGGAACATTCCGGCCCTCCGCAAGCTCCTGGAGAAGGTGTTACAGGAGGATGGCGGTTTCGAAAGGTTTGAAGTGAGCCATGAGTTCCCCAGTCTGGGGAAGAGACACATGCTGCTGAACGGCCGGAAGATTTATTGCGCCGAAGGCAATGAAAAAATACTGCTGGCGTTCGAAGAAAAGCAGGACTGA
- a CDS encoding selenium metabolism-associated LysR family transcriptional regulator translates to MNLKQLEVFQAVAESGSFSKGAEASFITQSTVSQHIAALEREFGVKLLDRTGRGALLTEGGKVLLEQVQRLVAEAREVYRVMDRFKGLDDVHLRIGGSNIPGSYLIPAALPRLLARFPGIKVTVLQGDSRETLLRVIKDDVEIGVVGSRFATDECTFLPVGRDTIRLVVNRQHPWRRRRKVRLEELAAEDFILREPGSGTGNAVMEALEHAGVRVQSLRVRAYFGSNEAVKHAVAEGAGISFLSLVSVAKEIERGELAAVHVEGLAITREFFLVARAGRQLSPAAAAFENVLRLQ, encoded by the coding sequence ATGAATCTGAAGCAGCTTGAAGTATTCCAGGCGGTGGCGGAGAGCGGAAGTTTCTCCAAGGGAGCGGAAGCCTCCTTCATCACTCAATCCACTGTGAGCCAGCATATTGCGGCGCTGGAGCGGGAGTTCGGCGTAAAGCTTCTGGACCGGACAGGACGCGGAGCCCTGCTGACGGAAGGAGGAAAGGTCCTTCTCGAACAGGTGCAGCGGCTTGTAGCCGAGGCACGGGAGGTTTACAGGGTCATGGATCGGTTCAAAGGGCTCGACGACGTCCACCTGAGAATCGGAGGGAGCAACATTCCGGGCAGCTACCTGATCCCGGCGGCGCTCCCGCGTCTGCTCGCACGATTTCCAGGAATAAAGGTAACGGTGCTTCAGGGTGACAGCCGGGAAACGCTCCTTAGAGTAATCAAGGACGATGTTGAGATCGGTGTCGTCGGAAGCCGCTTCGCGACCGATGAATGCACCTTCCTCCCCGTCGGAAGGGATACGATCCGCCTGGTCGTAAACCGCCAGCATCCGTGGCGACGTCGCAGGAAAGTCCGGCTCGAAGAGCTGGCGGCCGAGGATTTCATCCTACGGGAGCCGGGCTCCGGCACGGGAAACGCAGTAATGGAAGCGCTGGAGCACGCCGGAGTACGGGTTCAGTCCCTCCGCGTCAGGGCATACTTTGGAAGCAACGAGGCGGTCAAGCATGCGGTAGCGGAAGGGGCCGGCATATCCTTTCTGTCCCTCGTTTCAGTGGCAAAGGAGATTGAGCGGGGAGAACTGGCTGCGGTTCACGTGGAGGGCCTCGCGATTACCAGGGAGTTCTTCCTCGTGGCGCGCGCGGGACGCCAGTTGTCACCGGCTGCTGCGGCTTTCGAAAACGTGTTGCGGCTACAGTAA